ACCTGACGGATCTGATTGCTCCTACTTCTCTCAACGGAAAGGTCATGTTCACCGAACAATTCAATCCGATTATGCGGGAAGGTAAAGCCACTATATTAACCCGTCAGGTCTTTCTGAACGAACAGGGCAAAACAGTATCCTATCAGGGACGTGTGGCAACAATGGCAGATGTGAATTTTTCAGAACAAGGGACTACAAAAGTTTTCGAAAAGAAAGGAAAACTGGAATCTGTCAAAAACATTTATTTTATTGTCACCGGCAGAACAGCTTCGGCAAGCGAGTTAGTCATCAGCAGTCTCATGCCGTATTTCCCCGTTAAGCTGATAGGACAAAAAACATACGGTAAACCTGTTGGCTTCTTTGCCATAAATATTGATCAGTATAAACTCTATCTTGCCAGTTTTCTGATTCGCAATGCAAATGGCTGGTCAGACTATTTTAATGGTATACCGGTAGATGTGAATGTCACCGGGGTCCCGTCTCTGCCTCTGGGAGATCCCAATGAACCCTATCTGGCGGCAACATTGGATCTAATCAGCGGGAAAGTCAAATCATCCACTTCAGCGCGCTCAGCAACTACACAGCTCACACAAACAGAACAACAGGAAGCCGTCCCTTATGTACCCATGATAAAAAGAGATCTGAAACTGAAATAAAGCGAAATTCATAGATTAATAAGCAAAAATCAGCATACAAGAGAAGGAATTAATACGAATATTTGTATTAAACCGTTAAATAAAAAAAGAATATACAATGTTAAGTCAACATATCAAAGAATCTACCAAATCTGCACATCAGGCCTTAGAAGGCACTGTCGTTAGACAAATGAAAGCCATTCGTTCAGAAGCTGATTACGCAGACTTTTTAAACAATTTCTACATCTATTTTAATGCTATTGAAAAGGCAATCCAGCCTTACATCAGTGCCGATGTCCTACACGACTATGCTGATCGCAGAAAGTCAGACTACATCAAAGCAGATATTGAGTCGCTGGGCGGAACTGTAGAAAACAGATCTGATATCAAAGTTCCGGAGATCAGCAATCCTTTAGAAGCATTAAGTGCATTGTATGTACTGGAAGGCTCGATCATGGGAGGACCAATCATTGTGCAGATGCTCAATAAATATGGTATACACAAAGGTACTTCCTTCTTCTCCGGCTATGGTGAGAACACAGGCAAGATGTGGGGTATTTTCACTGCAGCTCTAAATACACAGGGCGAAAACCCGGAGACACATCACAAAGCCGCAGAAATCGCCAATGAAACATTTTCCCGTTTCGGAGATGTATTCAATACGACACAAGTTTCCTAAAAATAGCCTTATTTTTTTTGACGGGAAGCCTGTTGGCTTCCCGTCTTTTTTATGTACCTTATTTTTCTATTTCTTCTCTTTCATCTGTAAATACGGATTTAAAAAAATAAATTTGCCTACCTACATGTAGGTAAGTATATTTGTATCTGATATGGATACACGATCAGCCATACTTACATTAGCAGATAAACTCATTCGGGAGAAAGGGTTCAATGCATTCAGTTTTTCTGATATTGCCAGACAACTGAATATAAGAAATGCGTCCATTCATTATCATTTCCCTACCAAGACCGCATTGGGAGCTGCTGTAATTGATTATCATATTGATCAATTCAACACCACAAGACAAAATTCCGAGCATCTTTCTGCCATTGACAAACTGGAAACTTTCTTCGCTATTCATGCCCAGATAGAGTTGGAAAAAAAGGTCTGTATTATAGGCTCTTTAGCCCCTGATTATCATACGCTGGAAGACTGTATGACAGATAAACTCAGGGAATTTTCATCTTCTATGCTGGATTGGGTTACCGGATTTTTAGAAGAAGGTAAAAACGAGGGAGTTTTTAATCTCAACACAGATATCCGGACAAAAGCTCTTCTGATCATATCCAATATGGTGGCTATTGTTCCGCTCGCAAGGCTGA
The Sphingobacterium spiritivorum genome window above contains:
- a CDS encoding TetR/AcrR family transcriptional regulator — translated: MDTRSAILTLADKLIREKGFNAFSFSDIARQLNIRNASIHYHFPTKTALGAAVIDYHIDQFNTTRQNSEHLSAIDKLETFFAIHAQIELEKKVCIIGSLAPDYHTLEDCMTDKLREFSSSMLDWVTGFLEEGKNEGVFNLNTDIRTKALLIISNMVAIVPLARLTDKNDFKRIQEAIKKELLLK
- a CDS encoding biliverdin-producing heme oxygenase, whose translation is MLSQHIKESTKSAHQALEGTVVRQMKAIRSEADYADFLNNFYIYFNAIEKAIQPYISADVLHDYADRRKSDYIKADIESLGGTVENRSDIKVPEISNPLEALSALYVLEGSIMGGPIIVQMLNKYGIHKGTSFFSGYGENTGKMWGIFTAALNTQGENPETHHKAAEIANETFSRFGDVFNTTQVS
- a CDS encoding S41 family peptidase: MQKIYTSRQPYHKIWSRHLLFFLLPVFLLASCKKDKDTDPEEDKIISPTTGTRTQFTLDSIFLYARQVYLWQDALPTYQDFDPRTRYGSINPELTAFKKELFDITQYKKNSSGIPFENPIGVGVSKYSNIEKGTAQSGSTAAIAATSSPILYQKTWQEGNQSIGYIALGSFPILSSCQAALDDSFATMAAFAPTNLIIDLRSNGGGYVETAKYLTDLIAPTSLNGKVMFTEQFNPIMREGKATILTRQVFLNEQGKTVSYQGRVATMADVNFSEQGTTKVFEKKGKLESVKNIYFIVTGRTASASELVISSLMPYFPVKLIGQKTYGKPVGFFAINIDQYKLYLASFLIRNANGWSDYFNGIPVDVNVTGVPSLPLGDPNEPYLAATLDLISGKVKSSTSARSATTQLTQTEQQEAVPYVPMIKRDLKLK